One genomic window of Conger conger chromosome 7, fConCon1.1, whole genome shotgun sequence includes the following:
- the pan3 gene encoding PAN2-PAN3 deadenylation complex subunit PAN3 isoform X5: MNSGLPASAAPLGGVGIPSIKVKFCRYYAKDKTCFYGDECQFLHEDPSVASLPLHGGGGSPVPLSMAGGAVAAAGYPIGGTAVACPGGGGASGPKKNESVGPAGTGLDGQLLTIPGMDGGALTDTSLTNSYFSSSFIGVNGFGSPTEPKYSMMQRMASSSSSPSLLNDSAKSYASHDAVSSPASTLFSDFTALSLAQRRKAPNPTATEFVPKGTTGPRVASISQPSMPAFSSPLFSHPALGSSTVAALAPGMSLSAGSSPLHSPKITPHTSPAPRRRSHTPNPNPNPASYLVPTSASTPLTDPGAAAHIIQKETVGGTTYFYTDNTPAPMAGMVSKTARAPTMSECGCGGCSLGRELLSKMVFPPYHIYPPTAPHVAYMQPKANAPSFFMADELRQELINRHLITMAQIDQSENPGVPTEVDSYHSLFPLEPLPPPNRLQKTSNFSYITSCYKAVNSKDDLPYCLRRIHGFRLLNTKCMMLVDMWKKIQHSNSVTLREVFTTKAFGDHSLVFSYDFHAGAETMFTRHFNDPTADSYFTKRKWAGQPDPPPPRQHAGLLPESLIWAYIVQLSSALRTVHTAGLACRVMDPSKILITGKTRLRVNCVGVFDVLTFDSSQANPLALMAQYQQADLISLGKVVLALACNSLAGIQRENLQKAMELVSINYSSDLKNLILYLLTEQSRLRSVNDIMPMIGARFYTQLDASQMRNDVIEEDLAKEVQNGRLFRLLAKLGTINERPDCTEERRAVEVCAVRGRCGLRVPAR, encoded by the exons ATGAATAGTGGGCTCCCAGCTTCAGCTGCTCCACTCGGGGGGGTCGGGATTCCCAGCATCAAGGTGAAGTTCTGCCGATATTACGCCAAGGACAAGACTTGCTTTTATGGAGACGAGTGTCAGTTTTTGCACGAAGACCCGTCCGTGGCGAGCCTACCTCTGCATGGTGGCGGAGGCagtcctgtccctctctccatgGCTGGGGGAGCTGTGGCGGCAGCTGGATACCCTATCGGTGGAACGGCGGTAGCCTGTCCGGGCGGCGGGGGAGCAAGTGGCCCAAAAAAGAACGAGTCTGTGGGGCCTGCAGGCACGGGTCTGGATGGACAACTGTTAACCA TCCCTGGAATGGATGGTGGAGCCCTGACTGACACCAGTCTCACCAACTCCTACTTCAGCAGCAGCTTCATTGGGGTGAACGGGTTTGGGAGCCCCACTGAACCCAAGTACTCCATGATGCAG CGAAtggccagcagcagcagttctCCCAGCCTCCTGAATGACAGTGCCAAGAGCTACGCCTCACACG ATGCCGTGAGCTCGCCTGCGTCGACCCTCTTCAGCGACTTCACAGCACTGAGCCTAGCGCAGAGGAGAAAG GCTCCGAACCCAACGGCGACCGAGTTTGTTCCGAAGGGAACGACGGGGCCCCGCGTGGCGTCCATTTCCCAGCCCAGCATGCCTGCCTTCTCCTCCCCGCTCTTCTCCCACCCTGCCTTGGGCAGCTCCACTGTGGCTGCCCTCGCCCCAG GAATGTCCCTCTCGGCTGGGTCTTCACCTCTCCATTCCCCCAAAAtcaccccccacacctctccTGCCCCACGCCGACGCAGCCataccccaaaccccaacccaAACCCTGCCAGCTACCTGGTGCCTACCAGTGCCTCCACCCCACTGACTGACCCCGGAGCGGCTGCCCATATCATCCAGAAGGAGACCGTGGGTGGGACCACCTACTTCTACACCGACAACACCCCCGCGCCTATGGCTGGGATGGT CTCAAAAACTGCTCGAGCTCCAACTATGAGCGAATGTGGCTGTGGTGGGTGCTCTTTGGGAAGGGAACTTCTTTCCAAAAtg GTCTTTCCCCCTTACCACATCTACCCCCCCACGGCTCCTCATGTGGCGTACATGCAGCCCAAAGCAAACGCCCCGTCCTTCTTCATGGCCGACGAGCTCCGACAG GAGCTGATCAACAGGCACCTAATAACAATGGCACAAATTGACCAATCAGAAAACCCCG GGGTTCCAACAGAAGTGGACAGTTATCACAGCCTCTTTCCCTTggagcccctccccccacctaaCCGCCTGCAGAAAACTAGCAACTTCagttacatcacttcctgttacaAAGCCGTCAACAGCAAAGATGACTTGCCCTACTGTCTGAGACGGATACATG GTTTCAGACTGCTGAACACCAAGTGTATGATGCTCGTGGACATGTGGAAAAAGATCCAGCATTCCAACTCTGTGACCCTGAGAGAGGTCTTCACCACCAAGGCTTTTGGAGACcact CTTTGGTATTCTCCTACGACTTCCACGCGGGGGCAGAAACCATGTTCACCCGCCATTTCAACGACCCGACTGCTGACTCCTACTTCACCAAGAGGAAATGGG CAGGCCAGCCcgatcccccccctccccgccagcACGCCGGCCTGCTGCCCGAGTCTCTGATCTGGGCCTACATCGTCCAGCTGAGCTCTGCCCTGCGCACCGTCCACACCGCCGGCCTGGCCTGCAGAGTGATGGACCCCAGCAAGATCCTCATCACTGGCAAGACCAG GTTACGGGTGAACTGCGTCGGAGTCTTCGACGTGTTAACGTTTGACAGCAGTCAGGCCAACCCTCTGGCTCTCATGGCTCAGTACCAG CAAGCAGATCTCATCTCATTGGGCAAGGTGGTGCTGGCCTTGGCTTGTAACTCACTGGCCGGGATTCAGAGAGAGAATCTCCAGAAAGCTATGGAGCTTGTGTCAATCAACTACTCCTCTGACCTCAAGAACCTCATCCT GTACCTGCTGACGGAGCAGAGTCGCCTGCGCAGTGTCAATGACATCATGCCCATGATCGGGGCTCGCTTCTACACCCAGCTGGACGCTTCACAGATGAGAAACGATGTCATTGAGGAGGACTTGGCCAAG gagGTGCAAAATGGACGCCTCTTCCGGCTACTGGCAAAGCTGGGAACCATCAACGAGAGGCCAGA CTGTACTGAGGAACGGAGGGCAGTTGAGGTGTGTGCTGTACGAGGGCGATGTGGGTTGCGAGTACCGGCGCGTTAA